One window of the Sulfitobacter alexandrii genome contains the following:
- a CDS encoding vitamin B12-dependent ribonucleotide reductase, with product MKIERQFTTAGKDAYAELDFVTTVSEIRNPDGSVVFKLDNVEVPASWSQVASDVIAQKYFRKAGVPSEVTKVKEKGVPEFLWRSVPAEGAEMGGETSSKQVFDRLAGAWAYWGWKGGYFTSEEDARAYYDEMRHMLASQRAAPNSPQWFNTGLHWAYGIDGPAQGHYYVDYKTGKLTRSKSSYEHPQPHACFIQSVQDDLVGDGGIMDLWVREARLFKYGSGTGTNFSSLRAAGEKLSGGGKSSGLMGFLKIGDRAAGAIKSGGTTRRAAKMVIVDADHPDIEEFINWKVLEEQKVASIVAGSKMHEEKLNKLFAAIKAWDGAQADAYDPAKNDALKQAIREAKKVAIPETYVKRVLDYAKQGHTGIEFPTYDTDWDSEAYNSVSGQNSNNSIRVTNAFLTAVDKDADWELTDRTTGKVAKTVRARDLWAQVGHAAWACADPGIQYHDTVNDWHTCPEDGAIRGSNPCSEYMFLDDTACNLASMNLLTFLEDGVFNVEDYMHAARLWTVTLEISVMMAQFPSKEIAQRSYDFRTLGLGYANIGGLLMNMGYSYDSDEGRSLCGALTAIMTGVSYATSAEIAGELGAFPGYAKNSSHMLRVIRNHRNAAYGNDTGYELLSVKPVPLDHANCPQPGLIDVAMSTWDEALALGEQHGYRNAQVSVIAPTGTIGLVMDCDTTGIEPDFALVKFKKLAGGGYFKIINQSVPAALEKLGYGSAQIEEIVSYAVGHGTIGNAPGINHTSLAGHGFGPNELAKVDAALASAFDIRFVFNQWTLGEAFCKNVLGIPADKLNDPTFDLLKSLGFSRKDIEAANDHVCGTMTLEGAPHLKEEHYGIFDCANPCGKKGKRYLSVNSHIYMMAAAQSFISGAISKTINMPNDATIEDCQQAYELSWSLGIKANALYRDGSKLSQPLAAALVEDDDEAAEVLESGSMQEKAAVLAEKIVEKVIVKEIVKSHREKMPQRRKGYTQKAIVGGHKVYLRTGEYADGKLGEIFIDMHKEGAGFRAMMNNFAIAVSVGLQYGVPLEEFVDAFTFTKFEPAGMVQGNETIRNATSILDYIFRELAVSYLDRTDLAHVKPEGATFDDLGRGEAEEGVANVTELSESAATKSLEVLRQISSTGYLRNRLPQELVVLQGGQREMAAAVAAATPQVDGNAAVAVAASTAVTGGATSLDARTKAKMQGYEGEACGECGNYTLVRNGTCMKCNTCGGTSGCS from the coding sequence ATGAAGATCGAACGTCAGTTTACGACCGCGGGCAAGGATGCATACGCCGAGCTCGATTTCGTCACCACGGTGTCCGAGATCCGCAACCCCGACGGCTCTGTCGTGTTCAAGCTCGACAACGTCGAGGTGCCCGCCAGCTGGAGCCAGGTCGCAAGCGACGTCATCGCGCAGAAATACTTCCGCAAGGCCGGGGTTCCCTCCGAGGTTACGAAGGTCAAGGAAAAGGGCGTGCCCGAGTTCCTGTGGCGCTCGGTCCCCGCGGAAGGGGCCGAAATGGGCGGCGAAACCTCGTCCAAGCAGGTGTTCGATCGGCTCGCCGGCGCCTGGGCCTACTGGGGCTGGAAGGGGGGCTATTTCACCTCCGAGGAAGACGCCCGTGCCTACTACGACGAAATGCGCCACATGCTGGCCAGCCAGCGTGCGGCGCCCAACAGCCCGCAGTGGTTCAACACCGGCCTGCACTGGGCCTACGGGATCGACGGTCCGGCGCAGGGCCACTACTACGTCGACTACAAGACCGGCAAGCTGACCCGGTCAAAGTCCTCCTACGAACATCCGCAGCCGCACGCCTGCTTCATCCAGTCCGTCCAGGACGATCTGGTGGGCGATGGCGGCATCATGGACCTGTGGGTCCGCGAGGCGCGTCTCTTCAAGTACGGCTCGGGAACGGGCACCAACTTCTCCTCGCTGCGTGCGGCGGGTGAGAAACTGTCGGGCGGTGGCAAGTCGTCCGGCTTGATGGGCTTTCTCAAGATCGGCGATCGTGCAGCCGGCGCCATCAAGTCGGGCGGCACCACGCGCCGCGCGGCCAAGATGGTGATCGTCGACGCCGACCACCCCGATATCGAGGAATTCATCAACTGGAAGGTGCTCGAAGAGCAGAAGGTCGCCTCCATCGTCGCGGGCTCCAAGATGCACGAGGAAAAGCTGAACAAGCTTTTCGCCGCCATCAAGGCCTGGGACGGCGCGCAGGCCGATGCCTATGACCCCGCCAAGAACGACGCGCTCAAGCAGGCGATCCGCGAGGCCAAGAAGGTCGCGATCCCCGAGACCTACGTCAAGCGCGTGCTCGACTACGCCAAGCAGGGTCACACCGGCATCGAATTCCCGACCTACGACACCGACTGGGATTCAGAGGCCTACAATTCCGTCTCCGGCCAGAACTCCAACAACTCGATCCGCGTCACCAATGCGTTCCTGACAGCGGTGGACAAGGACGCCGACTGGGAACTCACGGACCGGACCACCGGCAAGGTGGCCAAGACCGTCCGCGCCCGCGATCTCTGGGCCCAGGTCGGCCATGCCGCATGGGCCTGCGCCGATCCCGGCATCCAGTACCACGACACCGTCAACGACTGGCACACATGCCCCGAGGACGGCGCGATCCGCGGCTCGAACCCGTGCTCGGAATACATGTTCCTCGATGACACCGCCTGCAACCTGGCGTCGATGAACCTGCTCACCTTCCTTGAGGACGGCGTGTTCAACGTCGAAGACTACATGCACGCCGCGCGCCTGTGGACCGTGACGCTGGAAATCTCCGTGATGATGGCGCAGTTCCCGTCCAAGGAAATCGCGCAGCGGTCCTACGACTTCCGCACCCTCGGTCTGGGCTATGCGAACATCGGCGGTCTGCTCATGAACATGGGCTATTCCTATGACAGCGACGAGGGCCGCAGCCTCTGCGGGGCGCTGACCGCGATCATGACCGGCGTGTCCTACGCCACCTCCGCCGAAATCGCGGGCGAACTGGGCGCCTTCCCGGGGTATGCCAAGAACAGCAGCCACATGCTGCGCGTCATCCGCAACCACCGCAACGCGGCCTATGGCAACGACACCGGCTACGAACTCCTGTCGGTCAAGCCTGTCCCGCTCGACCACGCGAACTGCCCGCAGCCCGGCCTGATCGACGTGGCCATGTCCACCTGGGACGAGGCGCTGGCCCTGGGCGAGCAGCACGGCTACCGCAACGCGCAGGTCTCGGTCATCGCGCCCACCGGCACGATCGGCCTGGTGATGGATTGCGACACCACCGGGATCGAACCGGACTTCGCCCTGGTGAAGTTCAAGAAGCTGGCCGGCGGCGGCTACTTCAAGATCATCAACCAAAGCGTTCCGGCTGCACTGGAAAAGCTCGGTTACGGCTCCGCCCAGATCGAGGAAATCGTGTCCTACGCCGTGGGCCACGGCACCATCGGCAACGCGCCGGGGATCAACCACACCTCGCTGGCCGGGCACGGTTTCGGCCCCAACGAGCTGGCAAAGGTGGATGCGGCGCTGGCCTCGGCCTTCGACATCCGCTTCGTCTTCAACCAGTGGACGCTGGGCGAGGCCTTCTGCAAGAACGTGCTGGGCATCCCGGCCGACAAGCTGAACGACCCGACCTTCGACCTGCTGAAATCGCTGGGCTTCTCGCGCAAGGACATCGAGGCGGCCAACGACCACGTCTGCGGCACCATGACCCTGGAAGGGGCGCCGCACCTGAAGGAAGAGCATTACGGCATCTTCGACTGCGCCAACCCCTGCGGCAAGAAGGGCAAGCGCTATCTCAGCGTCAACAGCCACATCTACATGATGGCCGCGGCGCAGAGCTTCATCTCGGGCGCGATCTCCAAGACGATCAACATGCCCAACGACGCGACCATCGAGGACTGCCAACAGGCCTACGAACTGTCCTGGAGCCTCGGCATCAAGGCGAACGCGCTCTACCGCGACGGCTCCAAGCTGAGCCAGCCGCTCGCGGCGGCGCTGGTCGAGGATGACGACGAGGCGGCCGAGGTGCTGGAAAGCGGCTCCATGCAGGAAAAGGCCGCCGTCCTCGCCGAGAAGATCGTCGAGAAGGTGATCGTGAAGGAGATCGTGAAGTCTCACCGCGAAAAGATGCCCCAGCGGCGCAAGGGCTACACCCAGAAGGCGATCGTCGGCGGGCACAAGGTCTACCTGCGCACCGGTGAATACGCCGATGGCAAGCTGGGCGAGATCTTCATCGACATGCACAAGGAAGGGGCGGGCTTCCGCGCGATGATGAACAACTTCGCCATCGCGGTCTCCGTCGGGCTTCAGTACGGCGTGCCGCTCGAGGAATTCGTCGATGCCTTCACCTTCACCAAGTTCGAACCGGCTGGCATGGTTCAGGGCAACGAGACGATCCGCAACGCGACCTCGATCCTCGACTACATCTTCCGCGAACTCGCGGTCAGCTACCTCGACCGGACCGATCTGGCGCATGTCAAACCCGAAGGCGCCACCTTCGACGACCTCGGTCGCGGCGAGGCGGAAGAGGGCGTGGCGAATGTCACCGAACTGTCCGAAAGCGCCGCCACCAAGAGCCTCGAGGTGCTGCGCCAGATCAGCTCCACCGGCTACCTGCGCAACCGGCTGCCGCAGGAACTGGTTGTCCTGCAGGGCGGTCAGCGTGAAATGGCCGCTGCCGTCGCCGCCGCGACCCCGCAGGTGGACGGCAACGCCGCCGTCGCCGTCGCGGCCAGCACCGCCGTCACCGGCGGCGCCACCAGCCTCGACGCGCGCACCAAGGCCAAGATGCAGGGCTACGAAGGCGAGGCCTGCGGCGAATGCGGCAACTACACGCTGGTGCGCAACGGCACCTGCATGAAGTGCAACACCTGCGGCGGAACATCGGGCTGCAGCTGA
- a CDS encoding DUF192 domain-containing protein, with protein MGNRTHGTGRRQGLIAAALLWLAASGTAWAESACRADTVMLRGDWGTVRFNVEIADEPMEQARGLMGREAMPVSSGMLFVYPAPRSASFWMRNTLIPLDMLFVDDSGVVTHIHHRAVPLDETPIHGGDDVLAVLEINGGLAERLGIDEGTQLRHPAFAPHAPAWPC; from the coding sequence ATGGGAAACCGTACTCACGGAACGGGAAGACGACAGGGACTGATCGCCGCGGCGCTGCTGTGGCTGGCCGCCAGCGGAACAGCCTGGGCGGAAAGCGCCTGTCGCGCGGATACGGTGATGCTGCGGGGCGACTGGGGAACTGTGCGTTTCAATGTCGAGATCGCGGACGAGCCTATGGAACAGGCGCGGGGCCTCATGGGGCGCGAAGCCATGCCGGTGTCCTCGGGCATGCTGTTCGTCTATCCGGCGCCGCGCAGCGCGAGCTTCTGGATGCGCAACACGCTGATCCCGCTGGACATGCTGTTCGTGGACGACAGCGGCGTCGTCACCCACATCCATCACCGTGCGGTCCCGCTGGACGAGACCCCCATCCACGGGGGCGACGACGTGCTGGCCGTGCTCGAGATCAATGGCGGGCTGGCCGAGCGGCTGGGCATCGACGAGGGCACCCAGCTGCGCCATCCTGCCTTTGCGCCCCACGCCCCGGCATGGCCTTGCTGA
- a CDS encoding cold-shock protein: MQDNHDTPSGNATGAPDEVAVSGVVKWFDPVKGFGFVVADTGGPDILLHVNVLRNFGQSSVADGARVEVLAHRTERGVQATEVRAIQPPQNTQTAVLPDILGRDREEVEAAPLVPARVKWFDKSKGFGFANVFGKPQDVFLHIEVLRQSGLSDLQPGEALAMRVIEGKRGKMAAEVQAWETVLTEREDDRD, from the coding sequence GTGCAGGACAATCACGACACACCCAGTGGTAACGCGACCGGGGCACCCGACGAGGTGGCGGTATCCGGAGTCGTGAAGTGGTTCGACCCCGTGAAGGGGTTCGGTTTCGTCGTGGCCGACACGGGCGGGCCCGATATCCTGTTGCACGTGAACGTGCTGCGCAACTTCGGCCAAAGCTCCGTCGCGGACGGCGCGCGGGTGGAGGTGCTGGCACATCGCACGGAACGCGGCGTGCAGGCGACGGAGGTCAGGGCCATCCAGCCGCCCCAGAACACCCAGACCGCCGTGTTGCCCGACATCCTCGGCCGCGACCGCGAAGAGGTCGAGGCGGCGCCACTGGTGCCGGCGCGGGTAAAGTGGTTCGATAAATCCAAGGGATTCGGGTTTGCCAACGTGTTCGGCAAGCCGCAGGATGTCTTCCTGCATATAGAGGTGCTGCGGCAGTCGGGACTGTCCGATCTTCAGCCGGGCGAGGCACTGGCGATGCGGGTGATAGAGGGCAAACGCGGCAAGATGGCCGCAGAGGTGCAGGCATGGGAAACCGTACTCACGGAACGGGAAGACGACAGGGACTGA
- the pdxH gene encoding pyridoxamine 5'-phosphate oxidase, producing the protein MEERTGIFAGQDPFEIARHWLAEAEGREPNDPNAIALATVDETGLPNVRMVLLKEIEADAFVFYTNYESAKAIELDGAGKAAFVMHWKSLRRQIRVRGTITREDGPQADAYYKSRSLGSRLGAWASKQSRPLKSRAALVAEVAKVTAAKGTDPDRPPFWGGYRITPVEIEFWADGEFRLHNRFRWTRPEGGDRSWNVVRLNP; encoded by the coding sequence ATGGAAGAACGCACCGGCATCTTCGCGGGGCAGGACCCTTTCGAGATCGCGCGCCACTGGTTGGCCGAAGCGGAAGGCCGCGAGCCGAACGATCCGAACGCCATCGCCCTGGCCACCGTCGACGAGACCGGCCTGCCGAACGTGCGGATGGTGCTGCTGAAGGAGATCGAGGCGGACGCCTTCGTGTTCTACACCAATTACGAAAGCGCCAAGGCCATCGAACTGGACGGGGCGGGCAAGGCGGCCTTCGTGATGCACTGGAAATCCCTGCGCCGGCAGATCCGGGTGCGCGGGACCATCACGCGAGAGGACGGGCCCCAGGCCGACGCCTATTACAAGAGCCGGTCGCTGGGCAGCCGGCTGGGGGCCTGGGCGTCGAAACAGTCGCGCCCCCTCAAGAGCCGTGCGGCACTGGTGGCGGAGGTGGCAAAGGTCACCGCCGCCAAGGGCACGGACCCGGACCGGCCGCCGTTCTGGGGCGGTTACCGGATCACCCCGGTCGAGATCGAGTTCTGGGCCGACGGCGAGTTTCGTCTCCATAACCGGTTCAGATGGACCAGGCCCGAAGGGGGCGACCGGTCGTGGAACGTGGTTCGCCTGAACCCCTGA
- the fabI gene encoding enoyl-ACP reductase FabI: MENTLMQGKRGLIMGLANDKSIAWGIARTLADAGADLAFSYQGEALKKRVDPLAAQLGSDLVLPCDVGDEASIDALFDGLKERWDTLDFVVHAIGFSDKSELRGRYVDTSRANFAMSMDISVYSFTAVMQRAEKMMSAGGSALTLTYYGAEKVMPHYNVMGVAKAALEASVQYLAEDLGKDGIRVNAISAGPIKTLAASGIGDFRYIMKWNEYNSPLRRNVTIGDVGKAALFLLSDLGSGTTGENLHVDAGYHVVGMKAVDAPDMAKE, translated from the coding sequence ATGGAAAACACTTTGATGCAGGGCAAGCGTGGCTTGATCATGGGCCTCGCGAACGACAAGTCGATTGCCTGGGGCATTGCCCGGACCCTGGCCGACGCCGGCGCGGACCTCGCCTTTTCCTACCAGGGCGAGGCCCTGAAGAAGCGGGTCGATCCGCTGGCGGCCCAGCTTGGCAGCGACCTTGTCCTGCCGTGCGACGTGGGTGACGAGGCCAGCATCGACGCCCTGTTCGACGGCCTGAAGGAACGCTGGGACACGCTCGACTTCGTGGTGCACGCCATCGGGTTTTCCGACAAGAGCGAACTGCGCGGCCGCTACGTGGACACCAGCCGCGCCAATTTCGCCATGTCCATGGACATATCGGTCTATTCCTTCACGGCCGTGATGCAGCGGGCGGAAAAGATGATGTCCGCCGGCGGCAGCGCCCTCACCCTGACCTATTACGGGGCCGAGAAGGTGATGCCGCACTACAACGTCATGGGCGTGGCCAAGGCCGCGCTGGAGGCGTCGGTGCAATACCTGGCCGAGGACTTGGGCAAGGACGGCATCCGCGTGAACGCGATTTCCGCAGGGCCGATCAAGACCCTGGCGGCGTCGGGCATCGGCGACTTCCGCTACATCATGAAATGGAACGAGTACAATTCACCGCTGCGCCGCAACGTGACGATCGGCGACGTGGGCAAGGCGGCCCTGTTCCTGCTCAGCGACCTCGGGTCCGGCACCACGGGCGAGAACCTGCACGTCGACGCGGGCTACCACGTGGTGGGCATGAAGGCGGTGGACGCCCCCGACATGGCCAAGGAATGA
- a CDS encoding LysE family translocator, which translates to MTPESLAAFNLLLLAALASPGAAMLFVIKTTVSAGRLAGFLSGIGLALAAGGWTAAAFLGLDRLLALAPWAYVTLKVAGALYLMWIALQTWRHARTPPDDAGPLRAGRNLLAGALVNLGNPKSMLFAAALILVVFPRDLGAAEIALVVVNHVTLEILFYGLFALLLSAPPARRGYLRLKPVFDRIAAILLGAFGLRLLIER; encoded by the coding sequence ATGACGCCGGAAAGCCTCGCCGCCTTCAACCTGCTGCTGCTGGCCGCCCTGGCGAGCCCCGGCGCGGCGATGCTCTTTGTCATCAAGACGACCGTCAGCGCGGGACGGCTTGCAGGTTTCCTCAGCGGGATCGGGCTGGCCCTTGCGGCGGGCGGTTGGACCGCGGCGGCGTTTCTCGGGCTTGACCGGCTGCTGGCGCTGGCGCCCTGGGCCTATGTCACGCTCAAGGTGGCCGGGGCGCTCTACCTAATGTGGATCGCCTTGCAGACCTGGCGCCATGCCCGGACGCCGCCGGACGATGCCGGGCCATTGCGGGCCGGGCGCAACCTGCTGGCGGGCGCGCTGGTGAACCTCGGCAATCCCAAGTCCATGCTCTTTGCCGCGGCGCTGATCCTCGTCGTCTTTCCCCGCGACCTCGGCGCCGCGGAAATCGCCCTCGTCGTGGTTAACCACGTGACACTGGAAATCCTGTTCTACGGCCTGTTCGCCCTGCTGCTCAGCGCGCCGCCGGCGCGCCGTGGCTACCTGCGCCTCAAGCCGGTCTTTGACCGGATCGCGGCAATCCTGCTGGGGGCCTTCGGCCTGCGGCTCCTGATCGAAAGATAG
- the gpt gene encoding xanthine phosphoribosyltransferase: protein MSDKRDANRLPHEKGFHISWDQIHRDSRALAWRLDGMGPDNGGWRAVVAITRGGMAPAMIAARELDIRTVDTISVKSYDHQDQSDAQVLKSPDAALMGDGTGILIIDDLVDSGKTLEVVRRMYPKAHFATVYAKPKGRPQVDTFITEVSQDTWIFFPWDMALQYVEPYRGRD from the coding sequence ATGTCCGACAAACGCGACGCCAACCGCCTGCCCCACGAGAAGGGGTTTCACATCTCCTGGGACCAGATCCACCGCGACAGCCGCGCGCTGGCCTGGCGACTGGACGGCATGGGGCCCGACAACGGCGGCTGGCGCGCGGTGGTGGCCATCACGCGCGGCGGCATGGCGCCCGCGATGATCGCGGCGCGAGAACTGGACATCCGCACCGTCGACACGATTTCGGTCAAGTCCTACGACCATCAGGACCAGTCGGACGCGCAGGTGCTGAAATCCCCCGATGCCGCACTCATGGGCGACGGCACCGGCATCCTCATCATCGATGACCTCGTGGACAGCGGCAAGACATTGGAAGTGGTGCGCAGGATGTACCCGAAGGCCCATTTCGCCACCGTCTACGCCAAGCCCAAGGGCCGCCCGCAGGTCGATACCTTCATCACCGAGGTCAGCCAGGACACCTGGATCTTCTTTCCCTGGGACATGGCGCTGCAATACGTCGAACCCTACCGGGGCCGGGACTGA
- a CDS encoding aminotransferase — protein MPLPRTATTFAPPVMEARRWLQGVDFAADRPLINVSQAAPVDPPPQALRQAMADAALHNVEAHLYGPVLGLPELRAELAGVTARHYGGTVTPAQVCITSGCNQAFAAAIATLCAEGDEVILPTPWYFNHKMWLDMSGVSAIPLATEADLLPDPDRAAALITSRTRAIAMVTPNNPGGVEYPAELVQAFFDLARRHGIALILDETYRDFDSRSGPPHALFQDPDWADTLIHLYSFSKAYRLTGHRVGAMLTSETRLAEAEKFLDTVAICPAQLGQHAALWGMRNLGQWLAGERDEILARRAAITEHFPRLEPSGWKLLGLGGYFAYLQHPFAQSAATLAPELVRSAGILCLPGTMFHPQGDDGGARELRIAFANLDAPGIGVLFDRLESLRQG, from the coding sequence ATGCCGCTGCCCCGTACCGCCACCACGTTCGCCCCCCCGGTGATGGAAGCGCGCCGCTGGCTGCAGGGCGTCGACTTTGCCGCCGACCGCCCGCTCATCAACGTCAGCCAGGCCGCCCCGGTGGACCCGCCGCCGCAGGCGCTGAGGCAGGCGATGGCCGATGCCGCGCTGCACAATGTCGAGGCGCATCTCTACGGCCCCGTGCTGGGCCTGCCGGAACTGCGGGCCGAACTTGCCGGGGTCACCGCGCGACACTACGGCGGCACGGTCACGCCCGCGCAGGTCTGCATCACCTCGGGCTGCAATCAGGCCTTTGCCGCGGCCATCGCCACGCTCTGCGCCGAAGGGGATGAAGTGATCCTTCCAACCCCTTGGTATTTCAACCATAAAATGTGGCTCGACATGTCCGGTGTCAGCGCCATCCCGCTGGCCACGGAGGCGGATCTGCTGCCCGACCCGGACCGGGCGGCGGCGCTGATCACGTCCCGGACCCGCGCCATCGCGATGGTCACGCCCAACAATCCGGGCGGTGTCGAATACCCCGCCGAACTGGTGCAGGCCTTCTTCGATCTTGCCCGGCGGCACGGGATCGCGCTGATCCTCGACGAAACCTACCGCGACTTCGACAGCCGCAGCGGCCCGCCTCATGCCCTGTTTCAGGACCCGGACTGGGCCGATACGCTGATCCACCTCTATTCCTTTTCCAAGGCGTACCGGCTGACCGGGCACCGGGTGGGCGCGATGCTGACCTCCGAGACGCGGCTGGCGGAAGCGGAGAAGTTTCTCGACACGGTCGCGATCTGCCCCGCGCAGCTGGGGCAGCACGCGGCGCTTTGGGGGATGCGCAATCTGGGCCAGTGGCTCGCCGGAGAGCGGGACGAGATCCTCGCCCGCCGCGCCGCGATCACGGAACACTTCCCGCGGCTGGAACCGTCGGGGTGGAAGCTGCTCGGGCTCGGCGGGTATTTCGCCTATCTCCAGCATCCCTTCGCACAAAGCGCCGCGACCCTCGCGCCGGAGCTGGTGCGCAGCGCCGGGATCCTTTGCCTGCCGGGCACCATGTTCCACCCCCAGGGCGACGACGGCGGCGCGCGTGAACTCCGCATCGCCTTCGCGAACCTCGACGCGCCGGGCATCGGCGTGCTGTTCGACCGGCTGGAAAGCCTGCGACAGGGCTGA
- a CDS encoding peptidyl-prolyl cis-trans isomerase, with protein sequence MWILMGLLILGLGGFGAVNLSGNLRTIGTVGDKSIPVDAYARQLQNEIRAIEQQTGESLPFARAQEIGLDRAVLQRLVRNRALDHETSQLGLSIGDEALREDILDIPAFQGVDGSFDREAYRFALQQGGMSEADFETSLREEAARTLLQRAVTSGVVMPAAYADTLMTFIAQERGFTWSVLDSADLAEPVAEPTEDQLREYYDSHQDAFMLPLTKKITYVWLSPDDMLDEVEAPEEELRRAYDDRAAEFQQPERRLVERLVFADQEAADRAAAALKVDGTTFNALVDERGLELSDVDMGDVGRLELDAAGEAVFGAEVGDVVGPLPSPLGPALFRVNGVLPAQNTSFEDARPALEAELAASRAVRAVEARAQELDDQLAGGVTLEQLAEETNLTLGTIDWTPESTEGIAAYTAFRDAAADLTSDDFPRIAQLDDGGVFAMRLDERLEERPEPFEQARDDVQAAWVAQQTVDQLTAQATDLVQSLGGTASFEEAGLDAMIEENQTRRAFIQDTPDNFMETVFEMSPGDVSVLPGDGQVFIVRLDSIEDPEADGESAALRDQLSEQLDQNLAQDLYAVFANDVVRRAGPEVDQRALQAVHVNFP encoded by the coding sequence ATGTGGATCCTGATGGGTCTGCTGATCCTCGGGCTGGGCGGCTTCGGCGCGGTCAACCTGTCGGGCAACCTGCGCACCATCGGCACGGTCGGCGACAAGTCGATCCCGGTGGATGCCTACGCCCGCCAGTTGCAGAACGAGATCCGCGCCATCGAACAGCAGACCGGCGAAAGCCTGCCCTTCGCCCGCGCGCAGGAAATCGGCCTGGACCGCGCCGTGCTGCAGCGGCTCGTGCGCAACCGCGCCCTTGATCACGAGACATCCCAGCTGGGGCTGTCCATCGGGGACGAGGCCCTGCGCGAAGACATCCTGGACATTCCGGCCTTTCAGGGTGTCGACGGCAGCTTCGACCGCGAAGCCTATCGGTTCGCCCTGCAACAGGGCGGCATGTCCGAGGCGGATTTCGAGACCTCCCTGCGCGAGGAAGCGGCCCGCACCCTGCTGCAACGTGCCGTGACCAGCGGCGTGGTCATGCCCGCCGCCTATGCCGATACGCTGATGACATTCATTGCGCAGGAACGCGGTTTCACCTGGAGCGTGCTGGACAGCGCGGACCTTGCCGAACCGGTGGCGGAACCGACGGAGGATCAGTTGCGGGAATACTACGACTCGCACCAGGACGCATTCATGCTGCCCCTGACCAAGAAGATCACCTACGTCTGGCTGTCGCCCGACGACATGCTGGACGAAGTCGAGGCGCCCGAGGAAGAATTGCGCCGCGCCTACGACGACCGGGCAGCCGAATTCCAGCAACCCGAACGCCGGCTGGTCGAACGCCTCGTCTTTGCTGACCAGGAAGCCGCCGACCGGGCCGCCGCCGCGCTGAAAGTCGACGGGACCACCTTCAACGCGCTGGTGGACGAACGGGGTCTCGAGCTGAGCGATGTGGACATGGGCGACGTGGGTCGCCTCGAACTGGATGCGGCGGGCGAAGCCGTCTTCGGCGCCGAGGTCGGCGACGTTGTCGGCCCGTTGCCCAGCCCGCTGGGGCCGGCATTGTTCCGCGTGAACGGCGTGCTGCCCGCGCAGAACACCAGTTTCGAGGACGCACGCCCCGCGCTTGAAGCGGAGCTCGCCGCGAGCCGTGCGGTACGGGCGGTTGAGGCGCGGGCGCAGGAACTCGACGATCAGCTGGCAGGCGGCGTCACCCTTGAACAGTTAGCCGAAGAGACGAACCTGACGCTGGGCACGATCGACTGGACGCCCGAAAGCACCGAGGGCATCGCCGCCTATACCGCCTTCCGCGACGCGGCCGCCGATCTGACCTCGGACGACTTCCCGCGGATCGCGCAACTGGACGATGGCGGCGTTTTTGCCATGCGGCTTGACGAGCGGCTGGAGGAACGGCCCGAACCCTTCGAGCAGGCCCGTGACGACGTGCAGGCGGCCTGGGTCGCACAGCAGACCGTCGACCAGCTGACCGCGCAGGCGACCGATCTCGTGCAATCGCTGGGCGGCACCGCGTCCTTCGAGGAAGCGGGACTGGACGCGATGATCGAGGAAAACCAGACCCGACGCGCCTTTATCCAGGACACGCCGGACAACTTCATGGAAACGGTCTTCGAGATGTCGCCGGGCGACGTGAGCGTGTTGCCGGGCGACGGGCAGGTCTTCATCGTCCGGCTCGACTCGATCGAGGATCCGGAAGCTGACGGCGAGTCCGCGGCCCTGCGCGATCAACTGTCAGAGCAGCTGGACCAGAACCTCGCGCAGGATCTCTATGCCGTTTTCGCGAACGACGTGGTGCGCCGCGCGGGCCCCGAGGTTGACCAGCGGGCGCTTCAGGCCGTCCACGTCAACTTTCCCTGA